In the Helianthus annuus cultivar XRQ/B chromosome 11, HanXRQr2.0-SUNRISE, whole genome shotgun sequence genome, one interval contains:
- the LOC110888514 gene encoding uncharacterized protein LOC110888514, with amino-acid sequence MRTRGAKKVKEAHCEEKVRRRKLIILPDSDLDTPMENIEKRNKGEGDQDGPATRTRGAQRWREDSKPKKNVKRKLIISADGDSQMTADTALPKQDAIAVKKTKKVKHDRVETRSGKHAKTTHKWPKLKTRSSPMQLFKCIKSLTRNQQEDVNRMGFGKMLSFNISGIPLKIAHYVVDHFNPEEMAIEMPCGSIDVDVESVHDLLGIPKKGIDMQNVRTYSKLDVAVEAWRKRYRKRFVAPTNLAQSILTSDEANSFHFRLDFLMLFLTVMVECNKNGRMKEWILKTFTGDTDFSKINWCAYLIQQIKSCKDGWKSFDPESPFSGPLTLLALLYVDRVKCTGFPVDRTIYPIVF; translated from the exons ATGCGGACAAGGGGGGCTAAAAAAG TTAAGGAAGCACATTGTGAGGAGAAGGTACGCAGAAGAAAGCTAATAA TTTTACCAGATAGTGACTTGGACACTCCCATGGAAAACATTGAGAAAAGAAATAAAG GCGAGGGCGATCAGGACGGGCCGGCAACACGTACAAGAGGAG CTCAGCGATGGCGTGAGGATAGCAAACCAAAGAAAAATGTCAAAAGGAAACTAATAA TTTCAGCAGATGGTGACTCACAGATGACTGCAGATACAGCTCTACCAAAACAGGATGCAATTGctgtaaaaaaaacaaaaaaagtaaaACATGATCGGGTGGAAACCCGAAGTGGCAAACACGCAAAAACGACGCATAAGTGGCCTAAATTAAAAACACGTTCGTCACCTATGCAGTTGTTCAAATGCATCAAGTCTCTAACGAGGAACCAACAAGAAGACGTTAATAGGATGGGTTTTGGAAAAATGTTGTCATTCAACATCAGTGGGATACCTCTAAAAATTGCCCACTATGTTGTGGACCACTTTAACCCAGAAGAAATGGCTATTGAAATGCCATGTGGGTCAATAGATGTTGATGTTGAGTCTGTCCATGACCTTCTAGGGATTCCTAAGAAGGGCATAGACATGCAAAATGTACGAACATATTCAAAGCTTGATGTTGCTGTTGAAGCATGGAGAAAACGATATCGTAAACGATTTGTGGCACCAACGAACCTGGCACAATCTATACTCACAAGTGATGAAGCCAACAGTTTTCATTTCCGATTGGACTTCCTGATGTTATTCTTAACCGTCATGGTTGAGTGTAACAAAAATGGGCGAATGAAAGAGtggattttgaaaacttttacTGGAGACACGGATTTCAGTAAAATCAATTGGTGTGCCTATCTGATCCAACAAATCAAATCATGTAAAGATGGCTGGAAGAGTTTTGATCCTGAATCTCCATTTTCTGGACCACTCACACTTTTGGCT TTGCTATATGTCGACAGAGTTAAATGCACAGGATTTCCAGTTGACCGGACAATATACCCAATCGTATTCTGA